In one window of Arachis ipaensis cultivar K30076 chromosome B06, Araip1.1, whole genome shotgun sequence DNA:
- the LOC107646747 gene encoding uncharacterized protein LOC107646747, whose protein sequence is MKRKTCAELGIKSFDIDLPEQVSKSNLIKQVHQLNVNPDVHGILVYLPLPKHINEEKVLSEISLDEDSGIMWKYYNFPIFLLIESSTATIKEQMAYDTKHLRVLEIQWLGAYPLDTERYFIPKQCLLSLIAEAQVTGYTEAVLTRHLQ, encoded by the exons ATGAAGAGAAAGACATGTGCTGAACTAGGGATTAAGTCCTTTGACATTGACCTTCCCGAACAGGTTTCCAAATCCAATTTGATTAAGCAAGTTCACCAGCTCAATGTTAACCCTGATGTTCATG GTATATTGGTTTATCTTCCATTGCCAAAGCATATCAATGAAGAGAAAGTTCTCAGTGAAAtcagccttgatgaa GACTCTGGTATTATGTGGAAGTACTACAATTTTCCTATTTTCTTACTCATAGAAAGTTCCACAGCAACTATTAAAGAG CAAATGGCTTATGACACAAAACATCTTCGTGTCCTGGAGATACAATGGCTTGGAGCTTATCCTTTAGATACTGAGAGATATTTTAttccaaagcagtgtctactttCTCTAATTGCTGAAG CTCAAGTGACTGGATACACGGAAGCAGTGTTAACAAGGCACCTTCAGTAA